In a single window of the Acidobacteriota bacterium genome:
- a CDS encoding FKBP-type peptidyl-prolyl cis-trans isomerase has product MRHHRFALSFALLICLLTLTACASSTEVATTKPSPTPEATAIPATTPAASPTPGEMKTTPSGLQYQDLQIGIGPRPLLGQNVQVAYVGKFLDGHKFDGGTIPFTIGETGIIKGWNLGVGGSSKEGIDAMRVGGKRKIIVPPQLGYGDRIVSTIPPNSTLVFELELIRINSKSF; this is encoded by the coding sequence ATGCGGCATCACCGCTTTGCGCTTTCATTCGCTCTTTTGATTTGTTTGTTGACTCTGACTGCCTGTGCTTCTTCGACGGAAGTTGCTACGACGAAACCGAGTCCCACGCCCGAAGCCACTGCCATTCCAGCGACTACTCCTGCAGCTTCGCCCACGCCCGGAGAGATGAAAACGACCCCTTCCGGCTTGCAATATCAGGACCTGCAAATCGGCATCGGCCCGCGTCCGTTGTTGGGGCAGAACGTTCAAGTTGCGTACGTTGGTAAGTTTTTGGACGGTCATAAGTTCGATGGGGGTACGATTCCTTTCACAATTGGCGAAACTGGTATCATCAAAGGATGGAATTTGGGTGTCGGCGGCAGTTCCAAAGAAGGCATTGACGCCATGCGCGTCGGCGGCAAACGCAAAATCATCGTTCCTCCGCAACTTGGATACGGCGATAGAATTGTCAGCACAATTCCTCCCAACTCAACCTTGGTGTTTGAATTGGAACTGATCCGAATTAACAGCAAATCGTTTTAG
- a CDS encoding DUF350 domain-containing protein: MDATTIIFVILAMIVLLVISRLVYQLVLGQSVTDTLIHHDNKAAAVSLAGFLLGVINVVIPILSGPSHSFWADVKGVLAYGVGGIVAMAIASLIFEQYSRATGVPLREQIAAGNLAAGIVDGAIHFASSQVVTGALTGDGGSILPTIIFWLAGVAAMIVLTHIFRMLTAYDDADLIKNGNVAAALGGAGLVVAIGMMVGFAVSGSFTGYGQGFRDFGLMLLVVLVLYPVRQIIVQMLLLGAGFSFRGGRLDQEIAQDQNVGAGLLEAIGYLATALVVTRLF; the protein is encoded by the coding sequence ATGGACGCAACGACCATTATTTTTGTCATTCTGGCAATGATTGTTTTGCTGGTGATTTCTCGGTTGGTTTACCAATTGGTTCTGGGCCAATCGGTGACTGATACGTTGATTCATCACGACAACAAAGCCGCGGCGGTTTCCTTGGCCGGTTTTCTGCTTGGAGTAATCAACGTCGTTATTCCAATTTTAAGCGGGCCAAGTCACTCCTTCTGGGCGGATGTCAAAGGCGTCCTGGCTTATGGCGTTGGAGGCATCGTCGCGATGGCCATTGCCAGCCTGATTTTTGAGCAATATAGCCGCGCGACAGGGGTGCCGCTCAGGGAGCAAATTGCTGCGGGAAATTTGGCGGCTGGCATTGTGGATGGCGCGATTCATTTTGCTTCCAGCCAGGTTGTGACCGGAGCGCTGACAGGCGATGGCGGCTCGATTTTGCCGACAATTATTTTCTGGCTTGCCGGAGTCGCAGCGATGATTGTCTTGACGCACATCTTCAGAATGCTCACCGCTTATGATGACGCGGATTTGATCAAAAACGGCAACGTGGCGGCTGCCCTGGGTGGCGCAGGGTTAGTGGTGGCAATTGGGATGATGGTCGGATTTGCAGTCTCCGGCAGCTTTACCGGCTACGGCCAGGGCTTTCGGGATTTCGGGTTGATGTTGCTGGTTGTGCTGGTCCTTTACCCCGTGCGACAAATCATTGTCCAGATGTTGTTGCTCGGCGCGGGATTCAGTTTTCGCGGCGGCCGACTGGATCAGGAAATTGCCCAAGATCAAAATGTTGGCGCCGGGTTGTTGGAAGCCATTGGGTATCTGGCGACGGCCTTGGTTGTTACCCGGCTGTTCTAA
- a CDS encoding aminotransferase class I/II-fold pyridoxal phosphate-dependent enzyme has protein sequence MNYRFPLIEKLPPYVFAVTNQLKMEARRRGEDIIDLGMGNPDLPTPEPIVEKMIEATRNPRNHRYSASRGIPNLRLEISRWYARRYNVEIDPETEAIATIGAKEGFSHLVLALVEPGDKVIVPDPSYPIHSFAATIAGCQLIKLPINEGPEATLDALRKLEYARSEQPKLLVLSFPHNPTTATVELPFFEEVVAIARERGYLVIHDLAYADLGFDGHKPPSILQVKGGKDVAVEMFSMSKSYSMAGWRMGFCVGNQQAVYALTRLKSYLDYGMFQPIQIAGIIALRDCDEYVPQIAEVYRKRRDVLIKGLNSTGWNVPSPKGTMFVWAKIPQHFAKLGSLEFAKQLITRAGVAVSPGNGFGESGEGYVRFALVENEQRIAQAVRGIKSFLND, from the coding sequence ATGAATTACCGATTTCCTTTAATTGAAAAGCTGCCGCCCTACGTTTTTGCCGTGACCAATCAATTGAAGATGGAAGCTCGCCGCCGAGGCGAAGACATCATTGATTTGGGAATGGGAAATCCAGACTTGCCCACGCCGGAACCGATTGTCGAAAAAATGATCGAAGCGACGCGGAATCCACGCAATCATCGTTACTCTGCATCACGCGGAATTCCAAATCTACGATTGGAAATTTCGCGCTGGTACGCGCGCCGCTACAACGTGGAGATTGATCCGGAAACCGAAGCCATCGCCACCATCGGCGCAAAAGAAGGGTTTTCGCATCTGGTGTTGGCGCTGGTTGAACCAGGCGATAAAGTCATTGTTCCCGATCCGAGCTATCCGATTCATTCCTTTGCGGCGACTATCGCCGGTTGCCAATTGATCAAGCTGCCAATCAACGAAGGGCCTGAAGCGACTTTGGATGCCTTGCGGAAGCTGGAATATGCGCGCTCGGAACAACCGAAGCTGCTGGTCCTGTCGTTTCCGCACAATCCGACGACGGCGACCGTGGAACTGCCGTTTTTTGAAGAAGTTGTGGCCATCGCGCGCGAACGCGGCTATCTGGTGATCCACGACCTGGCCTACGCCGATTTGGGATTCGACGGTCACAAACCGCCCAGCATCTTACAGGTCAAAGGCGGCAAGGACGTTGCGGTTGAGATGTTTTCCATGTCGAAAAGTTATTCGATGGCCGGTTGGCGCATGGGATTTTGCGTGGGCAATCAGCAGGCGGTGTATGCGCTGACGCGGCTGAAGAGCTATTTGGATTACGGCATGTTCCAGCCGATTCAGATCGCGGGCATCATCGCGCTCCGCGATTGCGACGAATACGTGCCGCAAATCGCCGAGGTTTATCGCAAACGCCGCGACGTGTTGATCAAGGGGCTGAATTCCACCGGATGGAACGTGCCTTCGCCGAAAGGGACGATGTTCGTGTGGGCGAAAATCCCGCAGCATTTCGCCAAACTCGGTTCGCTGGAATTTGCCAAACAATTGATCACGCGCGCAGGCGTGGCGGTTTCGCCGGGAAATGGGTTCGGCGAAAGCGGCGAAGGGTACGTTCGCTTCGCGCTGGTGGAAAACGAACAACGCATTGCCCAGGCCGTTCGCGGCATCAAATCGTTTTTGAATGACTGA
- a CDS encoding M48 family metalloprotease produces MKKYFRKTTALAFTALLVAMPVLAQDNSNKKPLDEKDDPTLIGKRNINKGNLSFYSIDREVALGRQMASEIDHRSPLINDPIVNEYVNRIAQNLVLHSDAKVPFTIKVLDAEEVNAFALPGGFLYVNRGLLEAADNEAEVAGVMAHEIAHVAARHGIEQASKGELLQWGSLPLIFFGGWGGYIVQQVAGIALPLTFLKFSRGAEKEADRLGAQYMWASGYDPNALVTFFEKLQAQEKRRPGTLEKMFSTHPMTGDRISEVRKLIVRFPDRNDYQLSSSEFRDVKLRLTTFSASRRSSGSSDNGRPTLKRRPRTDTNDQVGDRDDSDVPNRPVLKRRDSSADSDSNSSNQSSDDNGRPVLKRREGAADSESSKSESETGRPVLKRRDGSEATDQTPSAKPQASSSSTDETSGRPKLKKNTDREDSSSDDKSSQESSNTSGSSSTKPIKP; encoded by the coding sequence ATGAAGAAGTATTTTCGCAAAACCACTGCGCTCGCTTTCACCGCGTTGCTTGTGGCCATGCCGGTACTGGCTCAGGACAATTCCAATAAGAAGCCGCTTGATGAAAAAGACGATCCGACGTTGATTGGCAAACGCAACATCAACAAAGGGAACCTGTCTTTTTACTCCATTGATCGCGAAGTCGCGCTAGGCCGCCAAATGGCCAGCGAAATTGACCATCGCTCGCCGTTGATTAACGACCCAATCGTCAACGAATACGTCAACCGAATAGCCCAAAATCTGGTATTGCATTCCGACGCCAAAGTTCCGTTTACAATCAAGGTTCTTGATGCCGAAGAGGTGAACGCCTTTGCATTGCCCGGAGGCTTTCTCTACGTCAATCGCGGCTTGCTGGAAGCCGCCGACAACGAAGCCGAAGTTGCAGGCGTGATGGCGCACGAAATCGCACACGTTGCCGCGCGCCACGGCATCGAGCAGGCGTCGAAAGGCGAACTGCTGCAGTGGGGATCGCTGCCGCTGATTTTCTTCGGTGGTTGGGGCGGTTACATCGTTCAACAAGTCGCCGGAATCGCATTGCCACTGACGTTTTTGAAGTTTTCGCGCGGCGCGGAAAAAGAAGCTGATCGGCTCGGTGCGCAATATATGTGGGCTTCCGGATACGATCCGAATGCGCTGGTTACGTTTTTTGAAAAGCTGCAAGCGCAGGAAAAACGCAGACCCGGCACACTGGAAAAAATGTTCAGCACGCATCCGATGACTGGCGACCGCATCAGCGAAGTTCGCAAGTTGATCGTACGCTTTCCGGATCGAAACGATTACCAACTCAGCAGTTCGGAATTCCGCGATGTGAAATTGCGATTGACGACATTCAGCGCCTCGCGTCGTTCATCCGGTTCGAGCGACAACGGACGGCCCACGCTCAAGCGCCGCCCCCGCACCGACACGAATGATCAGGTCGGTGACCGGGATGATTCCGATGTACCGAACCGCCCAGTGCTGAAACGCCGCGATTCGTCGGCGGATAGTGATTCCAATTCCAGCAATCAAAGTTCTGATGACAATGGTCGTCCAGTGTTGAAACGTCGCGAAGGCGCTGCCGATTCCGAAAGCTCTAAAAGCGAATCAGAGACCGGTCGTCCGGTATTGAAGCGCCGCGATGGTTCGGAGGCTACAGACCAAACGCCAAGCGCAAAACCGCAAGCATCGTCTTCCTCGACTGACGAAACTTCTGGGCGTCCGAAACTCAAAAAGAATACCGATAGAGAGGATTCATCAAGCGACGACAAATCCAGCCAGGAATCTTCAAACACGTCTGGCAGTTCATCCACGAAACCGATTAAACCGTAA
- a CDS encoding DASS family sodium-coupled anion symporter, translated as MEKNSLAGADAPAVNRQAEIRSLALRWAITILAGVAIYLAPTPEGITQQSWRLLAIFAATIVGSIVRPVPGGAMVLIGIAALMLSKAMPVSEALAKTTTDPKTLEAMRLKSALAGYADPVVWLVLAAFFISRGMIKTGLGRRIALLFIRQFGKRSIGLGYALVGTDFLLATVIPSNGARCGGITFPITKSLAEEYDSRPGPTAKKLGAFLMTFVYQCEVIICATFLTGQAGNLVIQRLAKQQTGFDLNYTTWMLGGIVPGIIGIIVTGVLLYRIFTPEITHTPKAKDFANRELDKMGPPSFHEKMMLAVFGLVGILWATSGRWHSIDYSVVALIGICVLLIFSVLDWKDLMNETAAWDVFIWYGGMVRMAEALGETGITKKFADFAAGITTGWKWWAALAVLVLIYFYAHYAFASITAHALAMYLPFLIVVLAAGAPPILSVVVLAYFSNLSAGLTHYGTTPGPIFFGTGYVSQQKWWQLGLIATVPNILIWTVVGMGWWKILGWW; from the coding sequence ATGGAGAAAAACTCTCTGGCCGGGGCTGATGCCCCTGCAGTCAATCGTCAGGCGGAAATTCGTAGCCTCGCGCTCCGCTGGGCAATCACGATTCTCGCCGGAGTCGCGATTTATCTGGCTCCCACGCCGGAAGGCATCACACAACAATCGTGGCGATTGCTGGCAATTTTTGCCGCTACAATCGTCGGTTCCATCGTGCGTCCGGTTCCGGGCGGCGCGATGGTTTTGATTGGCATTGCGGCGCTGATGCTCTCCAAAGCCATGCCGGTCAGCGAGGCACTGGCCAAAACAACCACCGATCCGAAAACGCTCGAAGCAATGCGATTGAAATCTGCATTGGCGGGGTATGCCGATCCGGTCGTTTGGCTGGTTCTGGCGGCGTTTTTCATTTCGCGCGGAATGATCAAAACCGGATTGGGTCGGCGAATCGCCTTGCTGTTCATTCGCCAGTTTGGCAAACGCTCGATTGGCTTGGGGTATGCGCTGGTGGGAACGGATTTTCTGCTGGCGACGGTGATTCCCTCAAACGGCGCCCGCTGCGGAGGCATCACCTTTCCCATCACCAAAAGCCTCGCCGAAGAATACGATTCCAGGCCTGGGCCGACGGCTAAAAAGCTTGGCGCATTTTTGATGACCTTTGTTTACCAATGCGAAGTCATTATCTGCGCCACGTTCCTGACGGGTCAGGCAGGCAATCTGGTGATTCAGCGGCTGGCCAAACAGCAAACCGGATTCGATCTGAATTACACGACCTGGATGTTGGGCGGGATTGTGCCCGGCATCATTGGAATCATTGTTACTGGCGTATTGCTGTATCGAATTTTCACGCCAGAGATTACGCACACCCCCAAAGCAAAAGACTTTGCCAATCGTGAACTCGATAAAATGGGGCCACCCTCATTCCACGAGAAGATGATGTTGGCGGTTTTTGGTTTGGTCGGCATACTATGGGCAACCAGCGGCCGCTGGCATTCAATAGATTATTCGGTAGTCGCATTAATCGGTATCTGCGTGCTGTTGATTTTCAGCGTGCTGGACTGGAAAGATTTGATGAATGAAACGGCTGCCTGGGACGTGTTTATCTGGTACGGCGGCATGGTGCGCATGGCCGAAGCGTTGGGTGAAACCGGAATCACCAAAAAGTTTGCCGATTTCGCCGCTGGCATAACCACAGGTTGGAAGTGGTGGGCGGCATTGGCGGTGCTGGTGCTGATTTATTTTTATGCGCATTACGCGTTTGCCAGTATTACGGCGCATGCTCTGGCAATGTACCTGCCGTTCCTGATCGTGGTCCTTGCCGCCGGAGCGCCTCCGATTTTGTCAGTCGTCGTGCTGGCGTACTTTTCAAACCTGTCGGCCGGGTTGACGCATTACGGGACGACGCCAGGGCCAATCTTTTTCGGAACCGGGTATGTCAGCCAGCAGAAATGGTGGCAGCTTGGGTTAATCGCGACCGTTCCGAACATTCTGATCTGGACGGTGGTCGGGATGGGTTGGTGGAAAATCCTGGGATGGTGGTAA
- a CDS encoding ABC-F family ATP-binding cassette domain-containing protein: MNILSLENVSKTYGIKPLFSSVTFGLDEADKIGVIGANGSGKTTLLKVIAGEEEPDSGRVVIANGKVVAYLSQNPPFDPEQTVIEAVFAGSNEALHQKLGLLRQYELACDQLAEQGGTDEKLLVRVSDLAEQLEVSGAWQLEIELKAMLNELGITHLSAKMATLSGGQRKRVALAHSLFIKPDLLILDEPTNHLDAETVEWLEHWLKDFSGALLLVTHDRYFLDRVTNRILEIDRDHIQSFAGNYARYLEKRQEQEERQAVEAQKLKQMARRELEWLRRGPKARTTKAKARIDRANELIQQSRQAASDIAEKRSLDIAFDSNRLGKKILGLTDITKRFGDKTVVNKFSYQFKRGDRIGIIGANGAGKTTLLEIIAGRLHPDAGKIEKGETVVIGYYDQENREFDESQRLIDYIKEVAERIQTVEGDWITASQMLDRFLFPPAMQYQPIGTLSGGERRRLYLLRILMSAPNLLLLDEITNDLDIPTLVALEEYLESFPGCLIVVSHDRYFLDRTIEYIFRCEGDGNIREYPGDYTTFLEIRDRERAEASAAKAEEKARHPKSPATVASTEPFALKRKLSFKEKREFEELETRIAELETRKAEAEANLASNGSDHILVAKLYKELQSLNEQLDRDVTRWAELAELA; the protein is encoded by the coding sequence ATGAATATTCTCTCTCTTGAAAACGTCAGCAAAACCTATGGCATTAAGCCACTGTTTTCTTCCGTGACTTTTGGCCTGGACGAAGCAGACAAAATCGGCGTCATCGGTGCGAACGGCTCTGGCAAAACTACGCTGCTGAAAGTCATTGCAGGCGAAGAAGAACCGGATTCCGGTCGCGTCGTCATTGCCAACGGCAAAGTCGTCGCGTACCTGTCGCAAAATCCCCCCTTCGATCCGGAGCAAACCGTCATCGAAGCTGTTTTTGCTGGCAGCAACGAAGCCTTGCATCAAAAACTGGGGTTGCTGCGGCAGTACGAACTGGCTTGTGATCAATTGGCGGAACAGGGTGGAACGGATGAAAAACTGTTGGTGCGTGTCAGTGATCTAGCCGAACAGTTGGAAGTCAGCGGCGCATGGCAACTGGAAATCGAATTGAAAGCGATGCTGAACGAACTCGGCATCACCCACCTGAGCGCGAAAATGGCTACGCTTTCCGGCGGCCAGCGCAAACGCGTCGCCTTGGCGCACAGCCTGTTCATCAAACCTGATTTGTTGATTCTGGATGAACCGACCAATCACCTGGACGCCGAAACGGTCGAATGGCTGGAACACTGGCTCAAGGATTTCAGCGGGGCGTTGCTGCTGGTCACGCACGACCGATACTTTCTGGATCGCGTTACCAATCGAATCCTCGAAATTGATCGCGACCACATTCAATCATTTGCAGGCAACTACGCTCGGTATTTGGAAAAGCGGCAGGAACAGGAAGAGCGGCAGGCCGTCGAAGCGCAGAAGTTGAAACAGATGGCGCGGCGCGAGCTGGAATGGCTGCGCCGCGGCCCGAAAGCGCGCACCACCAAAGCCAAAGCACGCATTGATCGCGCCAACGAATTGATCCAGCAATCCCGCCAGGCCGCCAGCGACATTGCCGAAAAACGTTCGCTCGACATCGCGTTTGATTCCAACCGGCTGGGCAAAAAGATTCTTGGCTTGACCGACATCACCAAACGCTTTGGCGACAAAACGGTGGTCAACAAGTTCAGTTATCAATTCAAACGCGGCGACCGTATCGGCATCATCGGCGCAAACGGAGCAGGGAAAACGACCTTGCTGGAAATCATCGCCGGACGGTTGCACCCCGACGCTGGAAAGATCGAAAAGGGCGAAACCGTCGTCATCGGATATTACGATCAGGAAAACCGCGAATTCGACGAATCGCAGCGGCTGATTGATTACATCAAGGAAGTCGCCGAACGCATTCAAACCGTCGAAGGCGATTGGATCACGGCCAGCCAGATGCTCGACCGGTTTTTGTTTCCGCCCGCGATGCAGTATCAACCCATCGGCACGCTTTCGGGCGGAGAACGCCGCCGATTGTATTTGCTGCGCATTTTGATGAGCGCGCCGAACCTGCTGCTGCTCGACGAAATCACCAACGACCTGGACATCCCGACGCTGGTTGCGCTGGAAGAATACCTGGAAAGTTTTCCCGGCTGCCTGATCGTTGTCAGCCACGACCGTTATTTCCTTGACCGCACGATTGAATACATCTTTCGCTGTGAAGGCGACGGCAACATCCGCGAATATCCTGGCGATTACACCACCTTTCTGGAAATCCGCGACCGCGAACGCGCCGAAGCCTCCGCCGCCAAAGCCGAAGAAAAAGCTCGCCACCCAAAATCACCCGCCACCGTGGCAAGCACCGAACCGTTTGCGCTCAAGCGCAAACTTTCCTTCAAAGAAAAGCGTGAGTTTGAAGAACTGGAAACGCGCATCGCCGAACTGGAAACCCGCAAAGCCGAAGCCGAAGCCAATCTTGCCTCTAACGGCAGCGACCACATTTTAGTAGCGAAGCTCTACAAAGAGTTGCAATCATTGAACGAACAATTGGATCGGGATGTGACGCGATGGGCGGAGTTGGCGGAACTTGCCTGA
- a CDS encoding RpiB/LacA/LacB family sugar-phosphate isomerase — translation MQDRDTVKKLVIEALQQQVVGSPVAAQPDSSEIVDESAKDVITEADVAKLAVGAKLLIREGAILTPAAKDLIAERCLELRYRSRRFASGQQRVIALGADHGGFPAKERLKTLLDQLGYKHRDFGTFSEDAVDYPDFAHAVARAVADHNCDLGIIIDGAGIGSCMTANKVPGVRAAMCYDAATARNSREHNYANVLTLGGKMLSADQISEIVKTWLVTAEGEARHGKRVAKIMAVEKQYLR, via the coding sequence ATGCAGGACAGGGACACAGTCAAAAAGCTGGTGATTGAAGCCTTGCAGCAACAGGTCGTTGGTTCGCCTGTCGCTGCGCAGCCGGATTCATCAGAAATCGTGGATGAATCGGCCAAGGACGTCATCACGGAAGCGGATGTCGCCAAGCTTGCAGTTGGCGCGAAATTGCTGATTCGTGAAGGCGCAATTCTGACCCCGGCGGCAAAAGATTTGATTGCGGAACGATGCCTGGAGCTTCGCTATCGTTCCAGGCGTTTTGCTTCCGGGCAACAGCGTGTGATTGCGCTCGGCGCTGACCACGGCGGTTTTCCGGCCAAAGAGCGATTGAAAACCCTGCTGGATCAATTGGGATACAAGCATCGCGACTTCGGAACGTTTTCCGAAGATGCGGTGGATTATCCCGACTTTGCGCACGCCGTTGCGCGCGCCGTCGCCGATCACAATTGCGATCTTGGAATCATCATTGACGGCGCGGGCATCGGTTCGTGCATGACTGCAAACAAGGTTCCGGGCGTGCGAGCGGCAATGTGTTACGACGCGGCGACGGCTCGAAACAGTCGCGAACATAACTATGCCAACGTGCTGACTTTGGGCGGAAAAATGCTTTCCGCCGATCAAATCAGCGAAATCGTTAAAACCTGGCTGGTCACCGCTGAAGGCGAAGCGCGCCACGGCAAACGCGTGGCAAAGATCATGGCTGTCGAAAAACAATACTTGCGTTAA
- a CDS encoding RNA polymerase sigma factor, whose amino-acid sequence MDNAELRANLERHHNESFGWALGCCAHNRSEAEGVLQAVYLKVLEGKARFDGTASFRTWLFAVIRRTAADERRRHWLRGFGLSKYFERNESKTFSNPPEDEIYRSQVQQSFRRALTELPTRQREILQLIFYYDLSLAEAADVMGVSLGSARTHYDRGKQRLRILMKGVASNDTERRRTGSQRVVSTTETR is encoded by the coding sequence ATGGACAATGCGGAACTGCGAGCAAATTTGGAGCGGCATCATAACGAAAGCTTTGGCTGGGCGCTCGGCTGTTGCGCACACAACCGCTCGGAGGCCGAAGGCGTGCTTCAGGCCGTTTACCTGAAAGTGCTGGAAGGGAAAGCGCGCTTTGATGGAACGGCGAGTTTCCGAACGTGGTTGTTTGCCGTAATTCGCCGAACAGCGGCGGATGAGCGTCGCCGGCATTGGCTTCGCGGATTTGGGTTAAGCAAATACTTCGAGCGAAATGAAAGCAAGACGTTCTCGAATCCGCCGGAGGATGAAATTTACAGGTCGCAAGTGCAACAGTCGTTTCGTCGTGCATTGACAGAATTACCCACGCGGCAACGTGAAATCCTGCAACTGATTTTTTATTACGACCTGAGTTTGGCCGAAGCCGCGGATGTGATGGGCGTTTCGCTCGGTTCGGCCCGCACACATTACGACCGGGGCAAACAGCGATTGAGAATTTTGATGAAAGGAGTGGCAAGCAATGACACAGAACGAAGAAGAACGGGAAGCCAGAGAGTGGTTTCAACAACTGAAACGCGATGA
- a CDS encoding ROK family protein produces the protein MPLKVSSLRTQKPEVKSLIVGIEFTPSQITAALVDDQARIVAERHAETPQSRTRAAISAIAELILALAATSERGNSSIAGIGLAVPGTVDPQTRRVSFGSLNGSRAWTRVPLSDLLNEILDEFGHDIRTAVTERRAHAGHTASAHPVMAIASEMAAVAVAESWHGAARGKHNVVYLSVGSEIEAGILADGRALCGANGLAGAAGWLSVAQEFKHEYEASGCLSAEATVNSLARRAVEASEGYDGSMLGGLLQTGAELDAETIMRAARGGDKLAVKVVNNTCRWLGRGIANLISILNPEAVVIGGALGLALKPYLDEIREEVRRWAAPEAAKQCRILAATVGEKAAVIGAARLAWLKAGK, from the coding sequence GTGCCACTGAAAGTCTCATCTCTTCGCACCCAAAAGCCTGAAGTCAAATCACTGATCGTAGGCATCGAATTCACTCCCTCGCAAATCACCGCCGCATTGGTAGACGACCAGGCGCGTATCGTCGCCGAACGCCACGCTGAAACTCCGCAAAGCAGAACCCGCGCAGCGATTTCCGCAATCGCTGAATTGATCCTTGCCCTGGCGGCAACTTCTGAGCGAGGAAACAGTTCCATTGCGGGTATCGGATTGGCGGTTCCCGGAACTGTTGATCCACAAACCAGACGGGTTTCGTTTGGGAGCCTGAACGGTTCCAGAGCCTGGACGCGAGTTCCGCTTTCGGACTTGTTGAATGAGATTTTGGATGAATTCGGTCACGACATTCGCACGGCTGTGACGGAAAGACGTGCACACGCAGGACACACAGCTTCAGCACATCCTGTGATGGCAATTGCTTCCGAAATGGCTGCCGTGGCCGTGGCCGAAAGCTGGCACGGGGCTGCGCGAGGAAAACACAATGTGGTGTACCTTTCCGTAGGTTCCGAAATCGAAGCTGGAATTTTGGCTGATGGTCGGGCGCTGTGTGGCGCAAATGGCTTGGCGGGCGCGGCGGGTTGGCTCTCTGTCGCTCAGGAATTCAAACACGAATACGAAGCCAGCGGGTGTTTGTCGGCGGAAGCAACTGTGAATTCATTGGCAAGGCGCGCAGTGGAAGCCAGCGAAGGTTACGATGGCTCCATGCTTGGCGGATTGCTGCAAACGGGCGCGGAACTGGATGCCGAGACGATCATGCGCGCGGCTCGTGGCGGCGACAAACTGGCGGTTAAAGTCGTCAACAACACTTGCCGCTGGTTGGGACGCGGCATCGCCAATTTGATTTCGATCCTCAATCCGGAAGCCGTGGTGATTGGCGGCGCGTTGGGCTTGGCACTAAAACCATATCTGGATGAAATCCGAGAGGAAGTAAGACGCTGGGCTGCACCGGAGGCAGCCAAACAATGCCGAATCCTGGCGGCTACAGTCGGCGAAAAGGCTGCGGTGATTGGTGCGGCGCGACTGGCTTGGTTGAAAGCGGGAAAATAA